The Candidatus Rokuibacteriota bacterium nucleotide sequence GCAAGGGCGAACCGCGCGACGTCGTCCAGAAAATCCGGCCCGTCCTGGAAAGCTACTGCAAGATCCTGGGCGGCGCCCTCTTCGCCGACGACGACACGCTCGGCGTCATGATTGGCAAAATCCGCAACGCCGGCGCTGGCCACCAGCTGCTGCCGCTGTATGACGACCTCGAAGACCTCAACGAGTATACGAAGCGGTATCACCACGGCGAGAACCCGAACGCGGCCACAGAGCAGATCAGCGACATAGAACTGCAGGGGAAGGTGAAGCTCACCCTCGAGCTCACAGGCGGGTGCTAGTCGCGAGATACCTGACCACACGCAAAGAAACAGCGGATGCCGGAGCATGCCGCTCGGCATGACGCCCCAGCAGACCAGCTCGGCGTGCCCGCGGTCCTGATCTCCAATAAGCTGCGAGGTATCCCGAACCGGCATCCACGGGTGAGCCCCAGGCGAAGGCCCCGCTTCAGCGCTATTCCTGATAGGATGCCCCCGAGTCCCCTCCGCCGCGAGATGATCAACCACTTGCACGGGGGGAACGGAGCCCAGAGGAGGCGCGTTCCGGCGGGAGGACTCACTGAAGGAGTGGCCAGCGGTCGGATCTGCTGAGCAGCCGATCCCGAGCCCGGTCGTCCAGGACTCGAGCACCCAGAGCCCAGAACACACGGCGTGAGCCGTGGCTCTGGGCTCTTGTGTTCTCGCCCGAGGAGATCGGGGATGGCGACGCCGGAGGAGGAGAGCCGCAAACTGCTGTGCCTCTGTGGCAAGCACCACGGCACGTTCACCGCGGAGGGGCTCGGGATCAAGTGTCGAGGCTGCGACGAGACGACTACCGTGCCGTATCGGATTAGCACGTTGGAGCAGGCCGTCGTCTTCGTCCAGCGGCGCCGAGGGCAGGCGCGCCGGCCCGACATCGGGCCCGGTGTACCAAAGAGCAGACACCCAGGTGTACGGAAGAGTGGGCATTGACGGATGAGCGCGAGCGACGGTAAGAACCATCTCGTTTGGATCGGGGCATAGCGGCCAGAGGCCCGCGGGATCCGTTGCTGAAGTAGTGCCCAGCGCCCAGCCCTCCGGGGCAACCCCTCGTGCGGCTGGGCGTTTCTCTGTCCACCGGTGGAGACCACCGGGACGACGGGAGCTGGGCACGGATGGCGGGTGCGGACCTTCCCTCCTTTCACGGCATCATCGGCCGGAGCGCGCCGATGCAGGCGCTCTTCCGGGAGATGGAGGACTTCGCCTCATCGAACCTCCCGGTCTTGATCCGGGGCGAGTCCGGCACGGGCAAGGAGCTCGTGGTCGCCGCGATCCAGCGCCTGAGCGGGCGACGCGCGCGAGGGTTCCAGATCATCAACTGCGCCGACCTCACGCCCGAGCTCCTGCGGAGCGAGCTCTTCGGGCACGAGCGCGGCGCCTTCACGGGCGCCGTGGGGAAGAAGGAGGGGCTCCTCACCCGCGTGGACGGCGGCACCGTGTTCCTCGACGAGATCGGCGAGTTGTCGCCCCGGGCCCAGACCATGCTGCTGCGATTCCTCCAGGCCGGGGAAGGCCTGGCCGTGGGCGCCACGCGCGGCACGCGGGTGGACGTGCGCGTGATCGCGGCGACCCATCGCGACCTCGAGGCGGCGGTCGAGTTCGGGAGCTTCCGGGAGGACTTCTACTATCGCCTGTGGGGGGCCGTCCTCGAGGTGCCGGCGCTGCGGGCGCGGCGGGAGGACATCCCGCTGCTCGTCGAGCACTTCCGCGTGCGGTACAATCGCGAGGACCAGCTCGCGGTCGACGGGTTCACGCGTCAGGCGCTGGCCGTGCTCGAGGCGGACCCCTGGCCGGGAAACGTGCGCGAGCTGGAACGGGTCGTACACCGGGCCATGGCCGTGCGGCGTCGCGGGGTGGTGCAGCCGGAGGACGTGAGGCTCCCTTCGCTGCGGCGGTCGCCGGCGGCGCCGGCAGCGACCGCCCGCGTGGCCGTCCCGGTGACCGCGGCGACGCTCAACCGGTACGAGGTCGAGGCCCTGCGGTTGGCGTCTACTGGTGGTGAGGTGCGCCGAGGCGCTCTGATGGCGCACTGTGGGATCTCGAGGGAAGCCGCGCGGCGCACGCTGGCCTCGCTGGTCGGGCGGAGGCTCTTGCGCCGGCTCGGCAGCGGGCGGGGCGCGTGGTATGTGCTACAAACGCCCGACGGGACGGTGGATGAACCGGATGAACACGCATCCTTGATCGCGGCCCGGCGCGGCGGTAGCCTGCCCGCAGCACCGATGGCCACGCGAGGACCCCGATGATCGTGTTCCAGGACGACCCCGATGCCATCTTCCTGGCCATCGTCGACGAAGCCCTGGCGCACACGCGCGAGGTGCACCTCGTCCGCTACCAGGCGCGGTACCGGCCGACGAGGGCGGAGCGGCGTGAGCTCGAGGCGGCGTACCGTGACCTGTTCCCGGAGCTGGTCCCGCTCTTCACGCGCCGGGAGCTCGTGCGCGTGATCGACCGGCTACGGAGGGCGAGCCGCGACGAGCGCCGGCGCTACGAGCTGACCGACTACCACTGGCTGGTGCTCTACTCGTGCCTGCAGCTCTACTGCGACCTGCACAACGACGGGGCCACCGGCGACCAGGTCGGCCCGTACGAGATCGAGCGCATCGACGTCGGCGCGATCGTGGACCGGTTCTTCTTCGACACCGACTTCCTGCTGGGGACGACCTTGCTCTCGGCCGAGGAAGCGGCGCCCGACCGCCTCGGCGTGACGCGGCAGGCATCGAAGATCGCCGCGCGGCTCAGGCCGGAGGCGAAGGATCTGCGCATGAGGGCGGTGGTGTCTACAGGGGAGAACGAGGGCAGCGGCGCGCCCGCGCGCCGGGTCCCCGCGAGCGGTTATGTCGGCCCGTATCCGCTTCGGGAACGCGAGGCGGGAGGGGAGGAGGACGAGTAGGGGCGACGACGCGCCGGAGCCGTTCGATGGGCGACCTGCGGCGACCGGCAGCCGGCAGGTGCTGGCAACCCTGAGGCGTGCCCAGACCTGCGCTCGACCTGGTGCGGCACGTCGGGGGCGAAGCCGGCGTTCGTCGGTGAGGTCGAGGGCGTCGTGCAGGAGGTACAGCGTGCGAGCGCCCGGCGTGAGCAGGCTCTGCCGCGATCCGCCTGCGGGCGCCGGGCCCGCCGGCTCGGCGCTTCACTGGCGCCGGCCTGAGCCGGCGTATCCATCTCTGGGCATAGGCAGGGCGGCGCGGGCGCGCTGCAAGGGCTGGATTTGAACCAGCGACCTTTGGGTTATGAGGCTAGTGCTTGCCCCGACGTCACCCAACGCCGTCCAATGAGAACGATCACTTAACCCGCCGCCGCCGGCCCCGCGTTAGGGCCGTTCTGGGGGGCGTTGGCACGCGTTCACGCCCAAACTACCCGTCAAATCCCACCCGGGCGAACCGGCCAACTAAGACGATTTTCTCACCGTGAGTGAGTGGACCAAAGTCACAGCGTTACCCACGTTCTTGCCTAAGAAGGGGCCAACGCTCTACACTCCGGGTCAAATGTACTATGTACGTTCACTCACCACCATATCGACCTATACCCCCCGCGACTTCACATCCGACTGGCGGTTCCTGGACTTTCGGGAGTTTCAGCACTCAAGCCAGCGTCGATTCTTGACCGAGCTGCTTGCCACCTTTGAGGCGTCCCTGCAGAGCACCCAGCGAACACAAACTGAATCCGCAAAGGCAGTTAGTCTACCTGTAGATCCCAACGATGTCTGGGCCTATATCGCCGACGCCGCTGCCGCGGTGGTAACGCAGCTTCACTATCGTTCCGTGCTCCAACCAACTTTCCTCAAGCGTGCCCTAGGCTATTGCCACTTCGTGGTGCAGCACCTTGGCTACGAGCCCCGCTCGCTTGACGCGCTTCGCGAGAGTGTTGTCGCGAGCCAGAACAACGTCATGCTTGTCGTGGGCTGTCAGACACCCACTCTCCTTTACTCTCGAGTCGATGCGGCCGCAAGGCTCTTGATCCACTTAAGCCCTTCGTTTCGAGTTGTATTTGCTGGTAAGAACCCTGGGGCTCCGGCCACCATTCCGAACGAGGCCCGCGAGATGGAAGTCTACTTTTCCTCACTCGTCGAGCGCGACCCGGTTCTCGATCACCATAAACGCTTTCGCGTCGAGGTCGAGTCTCAATCGAGCGACACGAAAACCAACTTTGCGCACTTCCTTAACAGCAGCTATCTGTCGTTGACAATGCCGAATCGGCTCTTTGTCGTTAGCTCAACCTTCCATTTGATGCGTATCGCGCAGGAGTTGGATAGATGGTCTGATGCGCTCGGTGGTCGAGGTGTTGTAGAGATTGTACTTGTCGGTGCTGAAGGCCTACATGATGACCACCAAGCGAAACAGGACAGGATGTACGTCAAGTCCATGGTCTACGAAGTCTTCCTAGACATGTTCAAACGTCGACCGCTCGACCGCCCAAGCTTGTAATCTGCGCGATTCTCGGGGTCAATCTCGACCGGCACCTCGCTCTTGTCCGCAGCGCTGCGGCGCCCAAGGACGGGGCGAACGCCGCCGGAGGGTGTTCATGTCTCCTCCAACCCATCAGCCGGACCCTGCCTGTCGGTCGAGTCGGGGCGCGGGGGGCCTCCCTCTTGCTTCTGCTCTCGGGGCTCAGCGCTTCGGGGCGCGGCCGCGGAAGGCGGGCTGTCGGGCGATGGTGTAGGATCGGAAACCGTGGACGCCGGTGGACGCGGGATGCCGCTTGGTGCCGCGTGGGGCCGGGAAGGAGTTGCTAAATCACTGCTACTTGGCGGTTCGGGCGTTACGAATCCCTTACCCTCCACCATGAAATCTTCGCGCGGGAAATCGCGTAGTTGTCTGTGCCAGCGGCTCCTCGGGCGGTCGGCGTCTGAGTAGGGAGATTATGTCACAGGGACGGGGCTCACGAGGGGGCGAACGCCGCGGGAGCGTGCTAATGTTGCCTACGCTCCGCCTAGCGAAGTCTCCGCGATGACCGCTCCTCACCAGCAACGATGGGCTCGCGTCGTTTTTCCTCTTCACGGAATACGCACCACGGCCCACTGGCAACGCGGCTTCGCCGAACTAGCGCACGTCTGGGGTTGGCAAGTGCGCCTCGATCGTTGGTATTTCGGCCGGTTCGGTATCATCCTCTTCTTGCTCTCATGGCAGCGTGCCGCTAAAGTGCGTTGGTTTCGCAAGACGTATCGAGAGGAAATGCAGGACAGAGAGGTGAAGGCCAGCTCGGACCAGCTTCCATCTATCGTGGCGCACAGTTTCGGCAGTTACATTCTTGGAAATGCCCTACTGAAGTACGACTTTGTTCGGTTCGATAAAGTCATACTATGCGGATCAATTCTTTCGTCCGATTTTCCATGGCCTGAGATCATCGCTCGCGGGCAAGTGCAGGCCGTCCGCAATGAGTACGGCACAAGGGACAGGTGGGCACGTCTGGTCAAATGGTTTGTCCGAGGAACTGGTCCATCGGGAATCTCTGGATTCCGTGCGCATCATACAAGACTAATTCAGGAGGAGTTTCACTACACACACAGCGAGTATTTTGATAAAAGCCACATGGAGGATCGCTGGAAGCCTTTTTTGGAACAGACATTTCCTCAAACACCGCGAGTCCAAAGACACATCCCTTTTCCGCGTGCCAATACGCCATGGGCACTCTATACCGGCTATCTAGCGATCCTTACCCTTGGGCTGCTTGCGCTCTTCACGGCCTGGTTGCATCAGCCCTCTATACCATCCAAAGGTACGTCAACTCCCGAATCTCACACTGATCTCAGTGTTGAGGAAGCTCGCCTCGCTATCGATGCCATGGTGAAAGAGTTCCCAGGGATGTCGTCTCTACGAGTGCTCTCGATCACCAGTCCGGTCAACGGCATATCAGCCGTGGCGATCAATCCGCCCTACCGAGAGTTCCCAAACGTGGTTCTTTTCCGTTTTGACGAGGGTGCAAAACGCTGGAAGCGGGTTTTCGAAGCGCTATCCCTCGGCATCCAACCCGAAGTATCAAAGCGCCTAGACCTGCATACGCTTGGCGAAGCGTTCGATATTGAGCAGACGACTTCGGCCGAAGAACGTGACTTTACGTCCGCTTTTAGCGCCGGCCAAGGTTGGGTGTCGATCGCATACAAACGGTTTGTTCACTTCCACCCATCGGGGCGTGAGACGTACTACATCGATAAACGCGAGTTCTCAAGACTTGCAGAGGCGCTGTTTGCCACGCGAAGATACAAGGACGACACATGCATACTCTTCGACGTGCCGGATCTACTTGAGGTGTCACTAAGCCACGACTTGGGGCGTTTCAAGCTGACTGCACGTACACTCAACGATCAACAGTGGACAGTCACCTTCACAGGCATTGACGGACGTGGGCACTTGGATCAAAAGTACATCCTCGCTGAATCCACTGACAAGAGAGCCTCGCGTTCAGGCGTAAGATCGCCAGGCGCCGTTTCTGCAGCTGTGAGCGACGCGCGTATGTGGGAGAAGATTCATGACGCAGCGTCGAAGCTCGATGCCCATGCTCCACTCGCTCGAATTGGGTTCTTCGATATCGCGTACCCCAGTTCAGCGGAAGAGTATGGTGCACTCGGAGGATTTGGCGTCATGTTGATTACGGTGCTGAGTCAGGACGAGGGCGAATTACCTGTCAAGAGAGTGTATTTTCGGCTTTCGGGGAAGTCGATCGAGCTACCTTTGATCTCCTCACGGAAGTCGGAACTCTCACCGGAACATGTCGATGTGAGCCGCGTCCTCGGTAAGTATCGAGCGGACGCGCTTTACGCATTTCCGATGAATCTTCGGGTTTCAAATGGCGACCTTGTCATCGATTTCAGTAGAGGCCGTCAGGGATTCGTTCTGGCGCACTTCCCCGTGCTACTTGAGGGTAAGGACCTCCCTGTTTCTGCGCCGTCCCAGAAGCAGCCATCGAAGGGAGCGTTATTGACAATCATCAAACGCGAATTCCCAATGTTTGTCGAATCGGAACGCAAGCCTTAAGTCGCGTGAACCGCTGTCTCCGGACCAGGAGCGCCGGTTCGCGTACACGGCAAATCAGGCCTGGGACGCTGACCGCGTGTTCGCCGACCTTCGCTCCGAACTGTACCCGATCTGTAACAGGTGATCGCCTAACGGATAGGGAAACCACACACCCGGCACACGAGCAAGAAACCCGTACCCTGACGTTCAACGTAGTGCGAGGCGGTGCCCTGGCAGAGGGCCACCGCGATGACTCGATCGCGGTACTGCCGGTGTCGGCTGAGGAAAGGCTCGAGGATGTCTTTGCGCGCGTCTCCCCTGCCCTGCCTCGCCCTCTCCCAGTCTAACGCCACCCCTGAAGCTGTCGCCTTCCACCTAAAAGTACGACATCCCCTCCCCTGCCCCGCTGCGGGGAGCCGCATTTTCCCTAGGCCTGTGGATAGACGGATTGCGACACTCTGTCGGTTTTTCAGTACAATTGCGACATGGCCTACCAATACAAACGAGAGCCACTGACCGGGTAAGCGTCCGGTGAGGAGTTGTCCCGCTCGCTGTTGAACTTGGCTGAGCGCGGCGGCAGGGCATCATACCCTCAGTTCACGGCGCGGAGGAGGGTACCGACATAGCGGCCCCCCTCGAGAAGATCGCTCCTGAGCCAATTGTGGCCCTCGCGTTTTCGCCGGCGGTAGCCACGATGACTCACGCGGCGCGCTCCGG carries:
- a CDS encoding ElyC/SanA/YdcF family protein, translated to MSEWTKVTALPTFLPKKGPTLYTPGQMYYVRSLTTISTYTPRDFTSDWRFLDFREFQHSSQRRFLTELLATFEASLQSTQRTQTESAKAVSLPVDPNDVWAYIADAAAAVVTQLHYRSVLQPTFLKRALGYCHFVVQHLGYEPRSLDALRESVVASQNNVMLVVGCQTPTLLYSRVDAAARLLIHLSPSFRVVFAGKNPGAPATIPNEAREMEVYFSSLVERDPVLDHHKRFRVEVESQSSDTKTNFAHFLNSSYLSLTMPNRLFVVSSTFHLMRIAQELDRWSDALGGRGVVEIVLVGAEGLHDDHQAKQDRMYVKSMVYEVFLDMFKRRPLDRPSL
- a CDS encoding sigma 54-interacting transcriptional regulator, which gives rise to MAGADLPSFHGIIGRSAPMQALFREMEDFASSNLPVLIRGESGTGKELVVAAIQRLSGRRARGFQIINCADLTPELLRSELFGHERGAFTGAVGKKEGLLTRVDGGTVFLDEIGELSPRAQTMLLRFLQAGEGLAVGATRGTRVDVRVIAATHRDLEAAVEFGSFREDFYYRLWGAVLEVPALRARREDIPLLVEHFRVRYNREDQLAVDGFTRQALAVLEADPWPGNVRELERVVHRAMAVRRRGVVQPEDVRLPSLRRSPAAPAATARVAVPVTAATLNRYEVEALRLASTGGEVRRGALMAHCGISREAARRTLASLVGRRLLRRLGSGRGAWYVLQTPDGTVDEPDEHASLIAARRGGSLPAAPMATRGPR